A genomic window from Shewanella vesiculosa includes:
- a CDS encoding DMT family transporter, whose protein sequence is MNSEQENINNRLGLIFVSIAVFFWGILPIALKLSGGFITPVTLTWFRFVMALVVTLLIQWRLGALRQFVGLPAAIWMKLVLAGVLLMCNYVSFVYSLGYLAPGTAQLNFQTAPFFLAFGGVLFFKERFNAFQLSCFATLGLGMLMFFHPQLDLNQASDHQVLIGIMIVQFSVMSWTSYALLQKSVSQRLSPSNVLLFIYALGIVLMAPFSDFSQFEAMTLNQWWIVLFCGANTLIAYGCFGQAMQYWPTAQVSAMLALTPVLSFTATEVVVNLGWWSGVFAGADIDVLSFAGIVMIVCSVFAVQIVPLYQKRKQAKAFRTVL, encoded by the coding sequence TTGAACAGCGAACAAGAAAATATTAATAACCGTTTGGGGCTGATATTCGTGTCTATTGCGGTATTTTTCTGGGGTATTTTGCCTATTGCGTTAAAGCTATCCGGTGGTTTTATTACCCCAGTTACCCTGACTTGGTTTCGGTTTGTCATGGCATTAGTGGTGACCTTGTTAATTCAATGGCGCTTAGGTGCATTACGCCAATTTGTAGGACTGCCGGCAGCGATATGGATGAAATTGGTATTAGCTGGGGTATTGTTGATGTGCAACTACGTATCGTTTGTATATTCATTGGGCTATTTAGCCCCAGGCACTGCGCAGCTTAATTTTCAAACCGCACCGTTTTTTTTAGCCTTTGGCGGGGTGCTGTTTTTTAAAGAGCGCTTTAATGCATTTCAACTGAGTTGTTTTGCCACTCTAGGATTGGGGATGTTGATGTTTTTCCATCCACAGCTGGATTTAAACCAAGCCAGCGATCATCAGGTATTGATTGGCATTATGATTGTGCAATTTTCGGTGATGTCGTGGACCAGTTATGCATTATTGCAGAAATCGGTAAGTCAGCGGTTATCACCCAGTAATGTGCTGTTATTTATTTACGCATTAGGCATTGTGCTTATGGCGCCATTTAGTGATTTTAGTCAGTTTGAAGCAATGACATTAAACCAATGGTGGATCGTCCTGTTTTGTGGTGCCAACACCTTGATTGCATATGGCTGTTTTGGTCAAGCAATGCAATATTGGCCCACGGCACAAGTCAGTGCCATGTTGGCATTAACACCGGTATTGAGTTTTACTGCGACAGAAGTTGTGGTCAATCTTGGTTGGTGGAGCGGGGTATTTGCCGGTGCCGATATTGATGTGTTGTCATTTGCTGGCATCGTTATGATTGTGTGTTCGGTGTTTGCCGTGCAAATTGTACCCTTGTATCAAAAGCGTAAGCAGGCCAAAGCGTTCAGGACTGTACTATAG
- a CDS encoding DEAD/DEAH box helicase, with protein sequence MSSERTFRELGLSESLLRSLDELGYENPTPIQAASIDPLMAGKDIIGQAQTGTGKTGAFALPLLNKIDMKINAPQILVLAPTRELAVQVAEAFGSYAKFMKGFHVLPIYGGQSMQQQLNALKRGPQVIVGTPGRVMDHMRRGTLKLDSLKALVLDEADEMLKMGFIDDIEWVLEHKPADSQLALFSATMPEQIKRVAAKHLSNPVNISIASSQTTVESIDQRYVQVSQHNKLEALVRVLEVENTEGIIIFVRTRNSCVELAEKLEARGYASSPLHGDMNQQARERAVEQLKRGKLDILIATDVAARGLDVERIGHVVNYDIPYDSEAYVHRIGRTGRAGRTGMAILFVTNREMRMLRTIERATNSRISPMKVPSPESVAERRLSRLGEQIQETINGDLDFMKNAVAELCQQLEVDTDLLAAALLQQVQQERPLQLPTITERQRDSRDERGSSDRGDRNSDRGDRPRRERSDRGERSSRPAPNSFGDAEGLKDNPDVKMNRYVIDVGRENGVGVGNIVGAIANEANIDSRFIGQIQLFDQVTTVDLPDGMPKDILSHLRKVRVCGRPLNIREAGDEVFADTTRGAGAPRRPRSDRARSDRPRTDRPAGDRPASDRPASAERRPRKPRDNG encoded by the coding sequence ATGTCATCTGAAAGAACTTTCCGCGAACTCGGCCTGTCTGAGTCTTTGTTGCGTTCGCTTGACGAGTTAGGTTATGAAAACCCAACTCCAATTCAAGCTGCGAGTATCGACCCGCTTATGGCTGGTAAAGATATTATCGGTCAAGCACAAACTGGTACTGGTAAAACAGGCGCATTTGCCCTGCCTTTACTAAACAAAATCGACATGAAAATCAATGCTCCACAGATTTTGGTGTTAGCTCCAACCCGCGAATTAGCGGTTCAAGTTGCCGAAGCATTTGGTAGTTATGCCAAATTCATGAAAGGCTTCCACGTACTACCGATTTACGGTGGTCAAAGCATGCAACAACAATTAAACGCCCTTAAGCGTGGACCACAAGTGATTGTTGGTACTCCAGGTCGTGTAATGGATCACATGCGTCGTGGCACATTAAAACTAGATAGCTTAAAAGCGTTAGTATTAGACGAAGCCGATGAAATGCTAAAAATGGGCTTCATCGACGATATCGAATGGGTATTAGAGCACAAGCCTGCTGATAGCCAACTTGCATTATTCTCAGCGACTATGCCTGAGCAAATTAAGCGCGTTGCAGCTAAGCACTTATCTAACCCAGTGAATATCAGCATAGCGTCTAGCCAGACAACAGTTGAGTCTATTGACCAACGTTATGTGCAAGTATCACAACACAATAAACTAGAAGCGTTAGTACGTGTTTTAGAAGTTGAAAATACTGAAGGTATTATCATCTTCGTTCGTACCCGTAACAGCTGTGTTGAATTAGCAGAAAAATTAGAAGCCCGTGGTTATGCTTCATCGCCATTACATGGTGACATGAATCAGCAAGCTCGTGAGCGTGCTGTAGAGCAGCTTAAGCGCGGCAAGTTAGATATTTTAATCGCGACTGACGTTGCGGCTCGTGGTCTAGACGTTGAACGTATTGGTCACGTAGTAAACTACGATATTCCTTATGATTCAGAAGCCTATGTACACCGTATCGGTCGTACTGGTCGTGCTGGTCGTACTGGTATGGCAATTCTATTTGTAACCAATCGTGAAATGCGCATGTTACGCACTATCGAACGTGCTACAAACAGCCGTATTTCGCCAATGAAAGTACCTAGCCCTGAATCAGTTGCAGAGCGTCGTTTATCTCGTTTAGGCGAGCAAATCCAAGAAACCATCAACGGTGACTTAGATTTCATGAAAAATGCTGTCGCAGAATTATGTCAACAACTTGAAGTTGATACCGATTTACTGGCTGCTGCTTTGTTACAACAAGTACAGCAAGAACGTCCACTACAGTTACCGACTATTACCGAGCGTCAACGTGATTCACGTGACGAACGTGGTAGTAGCGACCGTGGTGACCGCAATAGCGACCGTGGCGATCGTCCACGTCGTGAACGCAGTGACCGTGGCGAGCGTAGCAGCCGTCCAGCACCAAACAGCTTTGGTGATGCAGAAGGCTTAAAAGATAACCCAGACGTGAAAATGAATCGTTATGTTATCGATGTAGGTCGTGAAAATGGTGTTGGTGTAGGTAACATCGTTGGTGCAATTGCTAACGAAGCAAACATCGACAGCCGTTTCATTGGTCAAATCCAATTGTTTGATCAAGTCACAACAGTTGATTTACCAGACGGAATGCCTAAAGACATCCTTTCACACCTAAGAAAAGTGCGTGTTTGTGGTCGTCCTTTAAACATTCGTGAAGCGGGTGATGAAGTGTTCGCTGACACGACTCGCGGCGCAGGCGCTCCACGTCGTCCACGTAGTGATCGTGCTCGTAGTGACCGTCCACGTACTGACCGCCCAGCGGGTGATCGTCCGGCTAGTGACCGCCCTGCAAGTGCAGAACGTCGTCCACGTAAGCCACGTGACAACGGTTAA
- a CDS encoding M20/M25/M40 family metallo-hydrolase, producing MFTAQTCFKVVSFGLWCGLSIALLSGCSQTPRQCSSAILSSWPDAHQQITQDISILTTAEFQGRKTATQGARLTQEFLIKRFAEMGLQPWQATFAVPFSYDYQFSTASGVNIIATIAAKTNSNRWRVITAHYDHLGQTASKRYPGADDNASGIAGMMAIAAQWQGDPPLDDVNLMLVATDAEEPGLYGSYALVALLQQYPQMEIELSINLDMIGHPDRRKAIYMEGQKNLVDFESIEQELMQKTQLCIKTHRSNLLSGRMNKTDWLRASDHYPFHQAGYPWVYFGVPPHAQYHTPEDTIDTLDIDFIVAVAETVYQMISIDKLTKAP from the coding sequence ATGTTTACTGCTCAAACTTGTTTTAAGGTGGTTAGCTTTGGCTTATGGTGTGGCTTATCAATAGCCTTACTCAGCGGCTGTAGTCAAACGCCGCGCCAATGCTCATCAGCTATACTAAGCAGCTGGCCCGATGCTCATCAACAAATCACCCAAGATATCTCAATCTTAACCACTGCAGAATTTCAAGGGCGCAAAACCGCCACGCAAGGTGCTCGCCTCACGCAAGAGTTCTTAATCAAACGCTTTGCTGAAATGGGATTACAACCCTGGCAAGCAACATTTGCCGTACCATTTAGTTATGATTATCAATTTTCGACCGCCTCAGGAGTCAATATCATTGCCACTATTGCGGCAAAAACCAATTCCAACCGATGGCGAGTTATTACTGCCCACTACGATCACTTAGGTCAAACAGCCAGTAAACGCTATCCAGGAGCCGATGATAATGCATCAGGTATTGCAGGAATGATGGCGATTGCAGCCCAATGGCAAGGTGATCCGCCGTTAGATGATGTGAACTTAATGCTAGTGGCTACTGACGCAGAAGAGCCCGGCCTATATGGTAGCTATGCTTTAGTTGCCTTATTACAACAATATCCACAAATGGAAATTGAACTGAGCATCAATTTAGACATGATAGGTCATCCCGATCGTCGCAAAGCCATTTACATGGAAGGCCAGAAAAACCTAGTTGATTTTGAATCGATTGAGCAAGAATTAATGCAAAAAACTCAATTATGCATTAAGACTCATCGCAGCAATTTGTTAAGTGGAAGGATGAATAAAACCGACTGGCTTAGGGCATCTGATCATTATCCATTTCACCAAGCGGGTTATCCTTGGGTGTACTTTGGGGTGCCACCGCATGCTCAATACCATACACCCGAAGACACAATCGATACTTTAGACATAGACTTCATCGTGGCGGTTGCTGAAACAGTGTATCAAATGATCAGTATCGATAAGCTGACCAAAGCCCCATAA
- the uvrA gene encoding excinuclease ABC subunit UvrA, whose protein sequence is MDKIEIRGARTHNLKNINLTIPRDKLIVITGLSGSGKSSLAFDTLYAEGQRRYVESLSAYARQFLSLMEKPDVDHIEGLSPAISIEQKSTSHNPRSTVGTITEIYDYLRLLFARVGEPRCPTHNQPLSAQTVSQMVDKVLAMPADSRQMLLAPVVNDRKGEHVKLLESLSAQGYIRARIDGEVCDLTDPPTLDLHIKHTIEVVVDRFKVREDMKQRLAESFETALELSGGIAKIASMEDSSKEELIFSANFACPHCGYSMAELEPRIFSFNNPAGACQTCDGLGVQQFFDPDRVIANDELSLAGGAIRGWDRRNFYYFQMLSSLAEHYKFDVEKPYAELSDKIKKIVLYGSGKQSIAFKYINDRGDVVVRNHPFEGILNNMDRRYRETESNSVRDELSKFINMQPCNSCGGSRLREEARNVFIGELNLPQLTTWSIGEAKQYFDTVEFAGQRAQIAEKILKEISQRLGFLVNVGLNYLSLSRSAETLSGGEAQRIRLASQIGAGLVGVMYVLDEPSIGLHQRDNERLLQTLIHLRDLGNTVIVVEHDEDAIRLADHVIDIGPGAGVHGGEVICDGTLEDILNCEASVTGQYISGKKQIHISDERTPMNPKQVIELFGASGNNLRDVDLTIPVGLFTCITGVSGSGKSTLINDTFFKIAHRMLNGATVDEPAPYRSIEGMEHCDKVVDIDQSPIGRTPRSNPATYTGIFTPIRELFAGTQESRTRGYQVGRFSFNVKGGRCEACQGDGLIKVEMHFLPDVYVPCDSCKGKRYNRETLEVKYKGKNIHEVLQMTVEDARVYFDAIPSIARKLQTLIDVGLAYIRLGQSATTLSGGEAQRVKLAKELSKRDTGKTLYILDEPTTGLHFADIQLLLDVLHRLKSHGNTVVVIEHNLDVIKTADWIIDLGPEGGAGGGMILAAGTPEDVAEHPQSHTARFLKPMLALHKQRAKMK, encoded by the coding sequence ATGGATAAAATTGAAATACGCGGTGCCCGAACCCACAATCTTAAAAATATCAATCTAACCATTCCCCGTGACAAACTTATTGTGATAACTGGGTTATCCGGTTCAGGAAAATCATCATTAGCCTTCGATACCTTGTATGCAGAAGGCCAACGTCGCTATGTTGAATCGCTGTCAGCCTATGCTCGTCAATTCTTGAGCTTAATGGAAAAACCTGATGTTGATCATATTGAAGGCTTAAGCCCCGCCATTTCAATTGAACAAAAATCCACTTCACATAATCCGCGTTCAACGGTCGGTACTATTACCGAAATCTATGACTACTTACGCTTGCTGTTTGCCCGAGTGGGCGAACCGCGCTGTCCAACACATAATCAGCCTTTGTCGGCGCAAACGGTTAGCCAAATGGTTGATAAAGTGTTGGCCATGCCAGCAGACAGTCGCCAAATGCTGCTCGCGCCTGTGGTTAATGATCGTAAAGGCGAACACGTTAAACTGCTGGAAAGCTTATCAGCACAGGGATATATCCGTGCGCGTATTGATGGCGAGGTGTGTGACTTAACCGATCCACCAACATTAGATTTACACATTAAACACACTATTGAAGTGGTCGTTGACCGCTTCAAAGTACGTGAAGACATGAAACAGCGTTTAGCGGAGTCATTTGAAACCGCATTAGAGCTGTCTGGCGGTATTGCCAAAATAGCCAGCATGGAAGATAGCAGTAAAGAAGAACTGATTTTTTCGGCTAACTTTGCCTGTCCGCACTGTGGCTATTCGATGGCAGAACTTGAGCCGCGGATCTTTTCGTTTAACAATCCCGCTGGGGCGTGCCAAACCTGTGACGGTTTAGGTGTACAGCAGTTTTTTGATCCCGACCGAGTGATCGCTAACGATGAATTATCCTTAGCCGGCGGCGCCATTAGAGGTTGGGACAGACGCAACTTTTATTATTTTCAAATGCTCAGCTCACTCGCCGAGCATTATAAGTTCGACGTTGAAAAACCCTATGCCGAGCTGAGTGACAAAATCAAAAAGATTGTTCTATACGGTTCAGGCAAACAAAGTATTGCCTTTAAATACATCAACGATCGCGGTGATGTGGTGGTGCGTAACCATCCGTTTGAAGGCATTTTAAATAATATGGATCGCCGCTACCGCGAAACCGAAAGTAATTCGGTGCGCGATGAGTTGTCTAAATTTATTAATATGCAACCGTGTAACAGCTGTGGTGGTTCGCGCTTACGTGAAGAAGCCCGTAACGTGTTTATTGGCGAACTCAATCTACCGCAGCTCACCACGTGGTCAATTGGCGAAGCCAAACAGTATTTCGACACAGTTGAGTTTGCAGGGCAACGTGCACAGATTGCCGAAAAAATATTAAAAGAGATCAGCCAACGTTTAGGTTTTTTGGTTAATGTTGGCCTTAACTATTTGAGCTTATCGCGATCAGCCGAAACCTTATCAGGTGGCGAAGCACAACGCATTCGCTTAGCCAGCCAAATCGGTGCCGGGCTAGTAGGCGTAATGTACGTGCTGGACGAACCGTCAATCGGCTTGCATCAACGCGATAATGAACGCTTACTGCAAACTCTTATTCACCTACGTGATTTGGGCAATACCGTCATTGTGGTTGAACACGACGAAGATGCTATTCGCCTTGCAGACCATGTTATTGATATCGGCCCAGGTGCTGGTGTGCATGGCGGCGAAGTAATTTGTGACGGTACCTTAGAAGACATTCTTAACTGTGAAGCATCGGTCACGGGTCAGTATATTTCCGGTAAAAAGCAAATTCACATTAGTGACGAGCGCACGCCGATGAACCCAAAACAAGTGATTGAACTATTTGGCGCATCGGGTAATAACCTAAGAGATGTTGATTTAACCATACCTGTTGGCTTATTTACTTGTATTACCGGGGTATCTGGCTCAGGTAAATCGACACTGATTAACGACACCTTCTTTAAAATAGCCCATAGGATGCTCAATGGCGCTACCGTCGATGAACCTGCGCCTTATAGAAGCATTGAAGGCATGGAGCATTGTGACAAAGTCGTTGATATTGACCAAAGCCCCATTGGTCGCACACCGCGTTCAAACCCTGCTACTTATACCGGTATTTTTACCCCAATCCGTGAGCTGTTTGCTGGCACGCAAGAATCACGTACCCGGGGTTATCAAGTGGGGCGCTTCTCGTTTAACGTCAAAGGCGGTCGTTGTGAAGCCTGCCAAGGTGATGGTTTAATTAAAGTCGAAATGCACTTTCTACCTGATGTTTATGTGCCTTGCGATTCGTGTAAAGGTAAGCGTTATAACCGTGAAACCTTAGAAGTAAAATACAAAGGCAAAAACATTCACGAAGTGCTGCAGATGACCGTTGAAGATGCTCGCGTCTATTTTGATGCCATTCCCTCTATTGCGCGCAAACTGCAAACCTTAATCGATGTCGGCTTGGCGTATATTCGCTTAGGCCAAAGTGCAACGACCTTGTCTGGGGGTGAAGCTCAACGAGTAAAACTGGCTAAAGAGTTGTCTAAACGCGATACCGGAAAAACCTTGTATATTTTGGATGAACCCACTACAGGACTGCACTTTGCCGACATTCAACTATTGTTAGATGTACTGCATCGCTTGAAATCTCATGGCAACACTGTGGTAGTGATTGAACATAATTTAGATGTGATAAAAACCGCAGATTGGATTATTGATTTAGGCCCTGAAGGTGGCGCTGGCGGCGGCATGATTTTAGCTGCTGGCACTCCAGAAGATGTAGCTGAACATCCTCAATCGCATACCGCTAGATTTTTAAAGCCAATGTTGGCGCTTCACAAACAACGTGCAAAAATGAAATAA
- a CDS encoding MFS transporter codes for MASNGLSGMEKKVAFSLASVFGLRMMGLFMIMPVFALYGQHLEGFSPLWVGIAIGAYGLTQAFLQIPMGILSDKYGRKPIILGGLVLFAIGSLIAASSDHIYGVVFGRAVQGMGAIAAAVLALAADLTRDEQRTKVMAIIGMCIGFSFALSLLVGPIVAQYMGLTGLFLLTAVLAVLGMLIVQFFVPNPIRHAPKGDTVATPTKLKRMLQDPQLFRLDAGIFILHLVLTAVFVALPLDLVDAGLVKEKHWMLYFPAFVGAFFLMVPLIIIGVKRNNTKTMFQIALIIMMVSLAAMGLYANNLWVLSGAVVLFFTGFNYLEASLPSLIAKFCPVGDKGSAMGVYSTSQFLGAFCGGMLGGGAYQLVGASGVFFVALGLMCVWLLLTIGMQKPVLLKSYTLEATVKDKSDAQNMASSLSQLIGVVEAIVVLEDKVAYLKVDDKFNLSEARAVLGSVN; via the coding sequence ATGGCCAGTAATGGACTGTCGGGTATGGAGAAAAAGGTCGCATTTTCGTTAGCCAGTGTGTTTGGCTTACGCATGATGGGCTTGTTTATGATTATGCCTGTCTTCGCGCTGTATGGTCAGCATTTAGAAGGTTTCTCGCCGCTTTGGGTTGGTATTGCCATTGGTGCCTACGGATTAACTCAAGCTTTTTTACAGATCCCTATGGGGATTTTGTCCGACAAATACGGACGAAAGCCAATTATTCTTGGTGGTTTAGTCTTGTTTGCCATTGGGAGTTTAATTGCTGCATCGTCTGACCATATTTACGGTGTGGTGTTTGGCCGCGCAGTACAGGGTATGGGCGCCATTGCTGCGGCAGTGCTAGCACTTGCTGCCGACTTAACCCGAGACGAACAACGTACCAAAGTCATGGCCATTATCGGCATGTGCATTGGTTTTTCATTCGCCTTGTCATTATTGGTTGGACCGATTGTAGCGCAATACATGGGCTTAACTGGGCTGTTTTTGTTAACTGCAGTGTTAGCGGTATTGGGGATGTTGATAGTGCAGTTTTTTGTGCCTAATCCTATTCGCCATGCGCCTAAAGGCGATACCGTCGCGACACCGACAAAACTTAAACGTATGTTGCAAGACCCACAGCTGTTTCGCTTAGATGCTGGGATTTTTATTCTGCATTTAGTGCTCACCGCTGTGTTTGTTGCATTGCCGCTCGATTTAGTTGATGCCGGCTTAGTGAAAGAAAAACATTGGATGCTGTATTTCCCCGCTTTTGTTGGTGCCTTTTTCTTAATGGTGCCATTAATCATTATTGGGGTTAAACGCAACAATACTAAAACCATGTTTCAAATCGCGTTGATCATCATGATGGTATCACTGGCGGCGATGGGGCTTTATGCCAACAACCTCTGGGTGTTAAGTGGCGCAGTGGTATTATTTTTTACCGGTTTTAATTACCTCGAAGCATCATTGCCGAGTTTAATTGCTAAGTTTTGTCCTGTTGGCGATAAAGGGTCGGCTATGGGCGTGTATTCAACCAGCCAGTTTTTAGGTGCATTCTGTGGCGGCATGTTAGGCGGCGGAGCCTATCAACTTGTTGGCGCTTCTGGGGTGTTTTTTGTCGCATTAGGGCTAATGTGTGTGTGGTTATTGTTAACTATAGGCATGCAAAAACCTGTGTTATTGAAAAGCTATACGCTTGAAGCAACAGTAAAAGATAAATCCGACGCACAAAATATGGCCAGTAGTTTGTCGCAACTAATCGGTGTTGTCGAGGCCATAGTCGTGCTTGAAGATAAAGTGGCTTATTTAAAGGTCGATGATAAATTCAATTTAAGCGAAGCGCGAGCTGTGTTAGGCTCTGTGAATTAG
- the ssb gene encoding single-stranded DNA-binding protein: MASRGVNKVILVGNLGKDPEVRYMPNGNAVANFTIATSESWKDQQGQMQERTEWHNIVMYRRLAEIAGEYLKKGSKVYLEGKLQTSKWQDQATGQDRYKTEINAMEMQMLDSRNSGDNSGGGQYQGQGQSSGQNMGQQQSRPAPAPQARPPQAQYNQAAPATGNAAYQAQPNAGQQGGYQQQAAPAQQAAPAYAPKPAAPQGNFQPQNAPAQRPAPQPQQNFTPDLDEGWDDDIPF, translated from the coding sequence ATGGCCAGTCGTGGTGTGAATAAAGTAATTTTGGTAGGTAACTTAGGTAAAGATCCTGAGGTTCGTTACATGCCAAACGGCAACGCCGTAGCCAACTTTACTATAGCGACAAGTGAGTCGTGGAAAGACCAGCAAGGTCAAATGCAAGAACGTACTGAGTGGCATAACATTGTGATGTATCGCCGTCTTGCAGAAATTGCTGGCGAGTACTTAAAAAAAGGCTCTAAAGTTTATTTAGAAGGCAAATTGCAAACCAGTAAATGGCAAGATCAGGCTACCGGTCAAGACCGTTACAAGACTGAAATTAACGCGATGGAAATGCAAATGTTAGACAGCCGCAACTCTGGTGATAACAGCGGTGGTGGTCAATATCAGGGACAAGGTCAAAGCTCTGGACAAAACATGGGACAACAACAGTCTCGTCCTGCACCGGCTCCTCAAGCTCGTCCGCCACAGGCACAATACAACCAAGCAGCACCTGCCACAGGTAATGCAGCTTACCAAGCTCAGCCAAATGCCGGTCAGCAAGGCGGTTATCAGCAACAGGCTGCGCCAGCACAACAAGCTGCACCAGCTTACGCACCAAAGCCAGCGGCACCACAGGGTAATTTCCAACCACAAAATGCCCCTGCACAGCGTCCTGCTCCACAGCCACAGCAAAATTTCACCCCAGATTTAGATGAAGGTTGGGATGACGATATCCCGTTTTAG
- a CDS encoding phosphatase — protein sequence MKFLVDTHAHTIASSHAYSTLYDYLSVAKTKGLKLFAITDHGPDMADAPHFWHFVNMKVLPRIVDGIGVLRGIEANIKNEHGEIDFFGDYLKELDIVLAGFHEPVFPPSTKEAHTTALINAIASGNVDIITHPGNPAYPIDIQRVAAAAAKYNVALEINNSSFLASRKGSAPNCIEIANAVKEAGGLLVMGSDSHVAFSLGEFEKAVEVIETVAFPIERLLNRSPEALLNFLTARGHKSLNEYSALID from the coding sequence ATGAAATTCCTTGTTGATACTCACGCTCATACTATAGCGTCGTCTCACGCCTATAGTACCTTATACGATTACCTGTCAGTTGCGAAAACCAAAGGGCTTAAGTTATTCGCCATTACCGATCATGGTCCAGATATGGCTGACGCCCCCCATTTTTGGCACTTTGTGAATATGAAAGTGTTACCTCGAATTGTTGATGGCATTGGTGTACTGCGCGGCATTGAAGCTAATATCAAAAATGAACATGGCGAAATTGACTTTTTTGGCGATTATTTAAAAGAACTCGATATTGTATTGGCAGGTTTTCATGAACCCGTTTTTCCGCCATCAACCAAAGAGGCTCACACCACGGCGCTAATCAATGCGATTGCAAGCGGTAATGTCGACATCATTACTCATCCTGGCAATCCCGCGTATCCCATCGATATTCAGCGTGTTGCCGCGGCCGCAGCAAAATATAACGTGGCACTAGAGATAAATAACTCCTCTTTTTTAGCCTCTAGAAAAGGCAGTGCACCAAATTGTATTGAAATTGCTAATGCCGTAAAAGAAGCCGGTGGACTGCTGGTTATGGGCTCTGATTCTCATGTCGCGTTTAGCTTAGGCGAGTTTGAAAAAGCTGTTGAGGTCATTGAAACAGTCGCGTTTCCAATTGAACGCTTACTAAACCGAAGTCCTGAAGCGTTGTTGAACTTTCTGACGGCTAGAGGTCATAAGTCACTTAACGAATACTCTGCTTTAATCGACTAG
- a CDS encoding DUF6500 family protein — translation MRAELRAKIIEVCDKKMALKGDNVGLSFYAFFANKNDNPALLMEAATWWIETHQLDHFVKAHKIKHMVNNGL, via the coding sequence ATGAGAGCCGAACTAAGAGCAAAAATCATCGAAGTGTGTGATAAGAAAATGGCCTTGAAAGGCGATAACGTCGGTTTGTCATTTTATGCTTTCTTTGCCAATAAAAATGATAATCCGGCACTATTGATGGAAGCGGCAACATGGTGGATTGAAACCCATCAACTAGACCATTTTGTCAAAGCCCATAAAATTAAACACATGGTGAATAATGGCTTGTAA
- a CDS encoding VacJ family lipoprotein, translating into MGRLVVIVGTLLLLSGCASTSTPGDPFEAVNRKSWDFNYQIMDKYALKPAAQGYENVPQPIRQGVTNLLSNLSEPLYALNNLLQWKVTDSGSSVLRFVVNTTIGLVGIFDPATDMGLAKKEETFAQTFGVWGIGNGPFIMWPVYGASTARNTVGDFVDIFVYPLSILTFEQRAGKFVLEGLDSRIEFQQYEPILDKSLDPYGYVKDVYLQRDAHLVSDGKVDEADTEEFDLEFDDELLDDELLDEAPVDKKIGDQTDIKNTD; encoded by the coding sequence ATGGGGCGATTAGTTGTGATTGTAGGCACTTTACTCTTGTTAAGTGGGTGTGCTAGTACCTCAACACCGGGCGATCCGTTCGAAGCGGTTAATCGAAAAAGCTGGGATTTTAATTACCAGATTATGGATAAATATGCGTTAAAACCAGCAGCTCAAGGCTATGAAAACGTTCCTCAGCCTATCCGACAAGGTGTGACTAACCTTTTATCAAATCTCAGTGAACCGCTTTACGCATTAAATAACCTCTTGCAATGGAAAGTGACTGACAGTGGCAGTAGTGTGTTACGTTTTGTCGTCAACACAACAATCGGCTTAGTCGGTATTTTTGATCCTGCTACAGACATGGGACTGGCTAAAAAAGAAGAAACATTCGCACAAACCTTTGGTGTTTGGGGGATCGGTAATGGACCATTCATTATGTGGCCTGTTTATGGGGCCAGCACGGCACGTAATACCGTCGGTGATTTTGTTGATATTTTTGTCTATCCCTTGTCTATTCTGACATTTGAGCAAAGAGCGGGAAAATTTGTGCTTGAAGGGTTAGACAGTAGGATTGAATTTCAGCAATATGAACCTATCTTAGATAAGTCATTAGATCCTTATGGCTATGTTAAAGATGTCTATCTACAGCGAGATGCGCACTTAGTCAGTGACGGAAAAGTAGATGAGGCTGATACAGAAGAATTTGATCTAGAGTTCGATGACGAACTATTAGATGATGAGCTATTAGATGAAGCTCCAGTAGATAAAAAAATAGGCGATCAAACTGATATAAAAAATACGGACTAG